AAGAAATAGAGTATAGTAAACAAATAAAACAAGGAGAATAAGGGAAACAAATATGAACAAAAGTCTCTCAACTCAGATAGTGGGAAACTATGAAAGAGTGGTTTTCCGAACAATGAGAGAATATGGGAATTCGAAAACTAATGAATGGGTAAATCGTCTTATTTGGGGTGATAATCTTCCTGTTTTAGAAGCCCTGATTCATGATTCCCAAGTTTTTGGAAAAGTCAGATTAATCTATATTGATCCACCCTTTGCGACCAATCAGACTTTTCGTATCGGGAACGGAGGAAGAACGGCGACGATAAGCTCCAGCGACTACGACGATCATGCATATCATGACAAGATATTGGGAAGAGATTACATTGAGTTCCTTCGAAAACGAGTTGCCTTGTTACGAGAATTGCTTGCGGACGACGGAAGTATATATGTTCATATAGACTGCAAAGTAGGCCATTATGTAAAAGTCATGCTGGATGAAGTTTTCGGCCAGGAAAATTTTATCAATGACATTACACGGATTAAATGTAACCCTAAAAACTTTTCAAGAAAAGGATACGGAAATCTTAAGGATATGATTCTTTTCTATTCAAAGAGCAAGGATTACATCTGGAATGAACCTCACGTAAAGATGGCGGATGAAGAAATACTTAGACTTTTTCCCAAAGTAGATAAGAATGGAAACAGATATACCACTACGCCTCTTCACGCGCCGGGTGAAACGCGAAACGGAAAAACGGGTCAGCTCTGGAAGGAATTGTTGCCTCCTAAAGGGAGGCATTGGAGAGTATCCCCTGAAGAACTGGATAAGCTTGACAAGGCAGGTAGAATTGAATGGTCTTCGACCGGGAATCCGCGGAGGATCATTTACGCCCATGAAAAGGTCTTAAAAGGTAAAAAGCTTCAAGACATATGGGAGTTTAAAGACCCCCAGTACCCTTCTTATCCTACCGAAAAAAACCTTGATATGCTTAAGCTAATCGTCGAAGCTTCATCTAATCCTAACGATATAGTTCTCGACTGTTTTGCTGGTTCAGGTACTACACTTGTTGCAGCTGAGCGTAAAGGTAGAAGGTGGATTGGCATAGATTCATCCCAAGCAGCAATAAGGGTAATAGAAAATCGGATGCTTTTTGAAGGCAAGTTTTCCCCTATCAGCGTTTTTAGGGTGGATGAGGATTTATGAACGAATGGGTCGAACGCAGCATCAAACTTGCTAATGCCCCCGGTTACTTGGATAAACTTCACGAGGTTTATCCCGTTGATATCGAAGAAAAAAGACAGTTGAAAGAGGGCCTTGAACAAGAAATTTCAGAGGCGTTAAGTTCTGGAGATGACGAAAAACTAATGGCGATTCTTCTGAAACAAAAGAAGTTTTCACTCAAAGACCCGTATGTTGGTTTTCTGAAGCAAGACCCAAGCGCAATTAAGAACAATCCCCAGACAATAAAACGGATAGTAAGTAGAATAAAAAAACAAGGATTATCGGGTATCCTTTCTGGAATAACAGAGGAGAAAGAAGCTAATCGGAAAATGGGGCAAAGGTTTCACCGTTGGCTGCCTACTTTAGGTTACCCTTTCCTTGACGAGAAGGCTTTAGAGAAAACTAGTGCT
This genomic interval from bacterium contains the following:
- a CDS encoding site-specific DNA-methyltransferase produces the protein MREYGNSKTNEWVNRLIWGDNLPVLEALIHDSQVFGKVRLIYIDPPFATNQTFRIGNGGRTATISSSDYDDHAYHDKILGRDYIEFLRKRVALLRELLADDGSIYVHIDCKVGHYVKVMLDEVFGQENFINDITRIKCNPKNFSRKGYGNLKDMILFYSKSKDYIWNEPHVKMADEEILRLFPKVDKNGNRYTTTPLHAPGETRNGKTGQLWKELLPPKGRHWRVSPEELDKLDKAGRIEWSSTGNPRRIIYAHEKVLKGKKLQDIWEFKDPQYPSYPTEKNLDMLKLIVEASSNPNDIVLDCFAGSGTTLVAAERKGRRWIGIDSSQAAIRVIENRMLFEGKFSPISVFRVDEDL
- a CDS encoding restriction endonuclease, which gives rise to MNEWVERSIKLANAPGYLDKLHEVYPVDIEEKRQLKEGLEQEISEALSSGDDEKLMAILLKQKKFSLKDPYVGFLKQDPSAIKNNPQTIKRIVSRIKKQGLSGILSGITEEKEANRKMGQRFHRWLPTLGYPFLDEKALEKTSAIAFLDGGESKLKTFAEGKFGIKLEKKPDFLAKARNTYIIGEAKFLSSQGGSQNNDCRDALKLPKGRLGIALGVAVLDGVMWIPSNYVMFREVSTLGGVALSALLLKDFLESLAK